A window from Cygnus olor isolate bCygOlo1 chromosome 13, bCygOlo1.pri.v2, whole genome shotgun sequence encodes these proteins:
- the RAB9B gene encoding ras-related protein Rab-9B encodes MSGKSLLLKVILLGDGGVGKSSLMNRYVTNKFDSQAFHTIGVEFLNRDLEVDGRFVTLQIWDTAGQERFKSLRTPFYRGADCCLLTFSVDDRQSFENLSNWQKEFVYYADVKDPEHFPFVVLGNKIDKLERQVSTEEAQAWCMENGNYPYLETSAKDDTNVAVAFEEAVRQVLAVEEQLEHCMLGHTIDLHSSSKSGSSCC; translated from the coding sequence ATGAGTGGGAAGTCCTTGCTCTTAAAGGTCATTCTGCTTGGGGATGGTGGGGTTGGGAAAAGCTCCCTCATGAACCGGTACGTCACCAACAAGTTTGACTCGCAGGCTTTCCACACGATTGGTGTGGAGTTCTTAAACCGGGACCTGGAGGTGGATGGGCGTTTTGTGACCCTCCAGATTTGGGACACTGCGGGACAGGAGAGATTCAAGAGCCTGCGAACCCCCTTTTACAGGGGAGCCGACTGCTGCCTGCTGACCTTCAGCGTGGACGACCGGCAGAGCTTTGAGAACCTCAGTAACTGGCAGAAGGAGTTCGTCTATTACGCTGACGTGAAGGACCCCGAACACTTCCCCTTCGTGGTTCTGGGCAACAAGATCGACAAACTTGAAAGACAGGTGAGCACGGAGGAGGCGCAGGCCTGGTGCATGGAGAACGGTAACTACCCCTACCTGGAGACTAGTGCCAAGGATGACACCAACGTGGCGGTGGCCTTCGAGGAGGCCGTGCGGCAGGTGCTGGCGGTGGAGGAGCAGCTAGAGCACTGCATGCTGGGCCACACCATTGACCTGCACTCCAGCTCCAAGTCGGGGTCCTCCTGCTGTTAA